One window of Sinorhizobium numidicum genomic DNA carries:
- the nuoG gene encoding NADH-quinone oxidoreductase subunit NuoG, protein MAKLKVDGKEIEVPDHFTLLQACEEAGAEVPRFCFHERLSVAGNCRMCLIEVKGGPPKPAASCAMGVRDLRPGPNGELPEIFTTTPMVKKAREGVMEFLLINHPLDCPICDQGGECDLQDQAMAFGIDTSRYQENKRAVEDKYIGPLVKTVMNRCIHCTRCVRFTTEVAGIAELGLIGRGEDAEITTYLEQAMTSELQGNVVDLCPVGALTSKPFAFTARPWELNKTESIDVMDALGSAIRVDTRGREVMRIMPRVNEDINEEWISDKTRFIWDGLKTQRLDRPYVKKDGRLQPASWGEAFQAIKTAIDAISGDRIGAIAGDLASVEEMYALKELVSSLGSENIDCRQDGAALDPSLGRASYIFNPTIQGIENADALLIIGSNPRFEASVLNARIRKRYRMGNFPIAVIGEQAELRYEYEYLGAGADTLAELVSGKSKFFATLQKAQRPLIVIGQGALIGEGGGAVLAAAAKLAAAVGAIGTDWNGFAVLHTAAARVGGLDLGFVPGTRGKSAAEMVGAMDVLFLLGADEIDLSARKAGFTVYIGSHGDNGAHAADVILPGATYTEKFGTWVNTEGRVQIGNRAGFAPGDAREDWAIIRALSDVLGKKLPFDSLGELRAKLYAAQPHFAEVDAIAAGRSDEIAALAQKAGEMAKSVFASPVKDFYLTNPIARASAVMAECSALARNNFKAAAE, encoded by the coding sequence ATGGCAAAGCTGAAAGTCGACGGAAAAGAGATCGAGGTCCCGGACCATTTCACGCTGCTTCAGGCGTGCGAGGAGGCTGGCGCCGAGGTTCCGCGCTTCTGTTTCCATGAGCGGCTTTCGGTTGCCGGCAACTGCCGCATGTGTCTGATCGAGGTCAAGGGCGGGCCGCCGAAGCCGGCAGCATCCTGCGCCATGGGCGTACGCGACCTGCGTCCCGGCCCGAACGGCGAACTGCCGGAAATCTTCACGACCACGCCGATGGTCAAGAAGGCGCGCGAAGGCGTCATGGAATTCCTCCTGATCAACCATCCGCTGGACTGCCCGATCTGCGATCAGGGCGGCGAGTGCGACCTGCAGGACCAGGCGATGGCCTTCGGGATCGACACGTCGCGCTACCAGGAAAACAAGCGCGCGGTCGAGGACAAGTATATCGGTCCGCTCGTCAAGACCGTGATGAACCGCTGCATTCACTGCACGCGCTGCGTTCGTTTCACGACTGAAGTTGCCGGTATTGCCGAACTCGGCCTGATTGGTAGAGGCGAGGACGCCGAAATCACCACCTATCTCGAACAGGCGATGACTTCGGAGTTGCAGGGCAACGTCGTCGATCTGTGCCCCGTCGGCGCCCTGACCTCGAAGCCATTCGCCTTCACCGCGCGTCCGTGGGAGCTCAACAAGACCGAATCGATCGATGTCATGGATGCTCTCGGCTCCGCGATCCGTGTCGACACGCGCGGCCGTGAAGTCATGCGCATCATGCCGCGCGTCAACGAGGACATCAACGAGGAGTGGATTTCCGACAAGACCCGCTTCATCTGGGATGGACTTAAGACCCAGCGCCTCGACCGGCCCTACGTCAAAAAGGACGGGCGGCTGCAGCCGGCAAGCTGGGGCGAGGCATTCCAGGCGATCAAGACCGCCATCGACGCGATCTCGGGCGACAGGATCGGCGCTATTGCCGGCGACCTTGCATCCGTCGAGGAAATGTACGCGCTGAAGGAATTGGTCTCCTCGCTCGGCTCTGAGAATATCGATTGTCGCCAGGACGGCGCAGCACTCGACCCGTCGCTCGGCCGCGCAAGCTACATCTTCAATCCGACGATCCAAGGCATCGAAAACGCCGACGCCCTGCTCATCATCGGCTCTAATCCGCGCTTCGAGGCTTCGGTCCTCAATGCCCGCATCCGCAAGCGCTATCGCATGGGCAACTTCCCGATCGCCGTCATCGGCGAACAGGCGGAACTGCGCTACGAATACGAATATCTCGGCGCCGGTGCCGATACGCTTGCCGAGCTCGTTTCGGGTAAGTCCAAGTTCTTTGCGACGCTGCAGAAGGCTCAGCGCCCGCTGATCGTGATTGGCCAGGGCGCGCTGATAGGGGAGGGCGGCGGAGCTGTTCTCGCTGCCGCGGCGAAGCTTGCAGCGGCTGTCGGTGCGATCGGCACGGACTGGAACGGCTTTGCGGTCCTCCACACTGCGGCCGCTCGCGTCGGCGGTCTCGATCTCGGCTTCGTCCCCGGCACGAGGGGCAAGTCGGCTGCCGAAATGGTCGGCGCGATGGACGTGCTCTTCCTTTTGGGTGCGGATGAGATCGACCTTTCGGCGAGAAAAGCCGGCTTCACGGTCTACATCGGTTCGCACGGCGACAACGGCGCGCATGCGGCCGACGTTATCCTTCCGGGCGCCACCTACACGGAAAAATTCGGCACATGGGTGAATACCGAGGGTCGCGTGCAGATCGGCAACCGCGCCGGTTTCGCGCCAGGCGACGCGCGTGAGGATTGGGCCATCATCCGCGCGCTCTCGGACGTGCTCGGCAAGAAGCTGCCCTTTGACTCGCTTGGCGAATTGCGTGCGAAGCTTTATGCGGCTCAGCCGCATTTCGCAGAGGTCGACGCGATCGCCGCCGGCAGGAGCGACGAAATTGCCGCACTTGCGCAAAAAGCCGGTGAGATGGCGAAATCCGTGTTTGCGTCTCCGGTCAAAGACTTCTATTTGACGAACCCGATAGCGCGCGCATCCGCCGTCATGGCCGAATGTTCGGCTTTGGCACGCAACAATTTCAAAGCTGCGGCGGAATGA
- the nuoH gene encoding NADH-quinone oxidoreductase subunit NuoH has product MDAFVSTYVWPAAIIIGQSLLLLVALLIFIAYVLLADRKVWAAVQLRRGPNVVGPWGLFQSFADLLKFVFKEPVIPAGANKTIFLLAPLVSVTLALAAWAVIPLNANWVIANINVGILFVFAISSLEVYGIIMGGWASNSKYPFLGALRSAAQMVSYEVSIGFVIVTVLLCVGSLNLTDIVTAQTDGLGTMIGLPASFLDWHWLSLFPMFIVFFISALAETNRPPFDLPEAESELVAGFMVEYGSTPYMMFMLGEYAAICLMCALTTILFLGGWLPPVDVWFLNWVPGIIWFVLKASFVFFMFAMVKAFVPRYRYDQLMRLGWKVFLPLSLAMVVIVAFVLKLMGWA; this is encoded by the coding sequence ATGGACGCTTTCGTTTCGACCTATGTCTGGCCCGCGGCCATCATCATCGGCCAGTCGCTCCTGCTGCTGGTCGCGCTGCTGATCTTCATCGCCTATGTTCTCCTCGCAGACCGCAAGGTCTGGGCTGCTGTGCAGCTTCGCCGCGGTCCGAACGTCGTCGGCCCCTGGGGGCTGTTCCAGTCCTTTGCGGACCTTCTGAAATTCGTCTTCAAGGAGCCGGTCATTCCAGCCGGCGCCAACAAGACGATCTTTCTGCTTGCGCCGTTGGTTTCGGTGACGCTCGCGCTCGCCGCCTGGGCCGTTATCCCGCTCAATGCGAACTGGGTCATCGCGAACATCAACGTCGGCATCCTCTTCGTCTTCGCCATATCTTCTCTCGAGGTTTATGGCATCATCATGGGCGGCTGGGCCTCGAACTCCAAATATCCGTTCCTCGGTGCATTGCGCTCGGCGGCGCAGATGGTCTCCTATGAAGTCTCGATCGGCTTCGTCATCGTGACCGTGCTGCTCTGCGTCGGGTCGCTCAATCTGACGGATATTGTCACCGCGCAGACCGACGGTCTCGGAACGATGATCGGACTTCCGGCCTCCTTCCTCGACTGGCACTGGCTGTCGCTGTTCCCGATGTTCATCGTGTTCTTCATTTCGGCGCTTGCTGAAACGAACCGTCCGCCCTTCGATCTGCCCGAGGCCGAATCCGAACTCGTCGCCGGCTTCATGGTCGAATACGGCTCGACCCCGTACATGATGTTCATGCTCGGGGAATATGCGGCGATCTGCCTGATGTGCGCGCTGACGACGATTCTCTTCCTCGGCGGCTGGCTGCCGCCGGTCGATGTCTGGTTCCTGAACTGGGTCCCGGGGATCATCTGGTTCGTGCTGAAGGCCTCGTTCGTATTCTTCATGTTCGCGATGGTGAAGGCTTTCGTGCCGCGTTACCGCTATGACCAACTGATGCGTCTCGGCTGGAAGGTCTTTCTTCCGCTCTCGCTCGCCATGGTCGTCATCGTCGCATTCGTTCTGAAGCTGATGGGGTGGGCGTAA
- the nuoI gene encoding NADH-quinone oxidoreductase subunit NuoI, with the protein MAGLSQAVSSLFLKEFVGAFLLSMRYFFRPKATLNYPFEKGPLSPRFRGEHALRRYPNGEERCIACKLCEAICPAQAITIEAGPRRNDGTRRTVRYDIDMVKCIYCGFCQEACPVDAIVEGPNFEFATETREELYYDKEKLLANGDRWEREIARNIAMDSPYR; encoded by the coding sequence ATGGCCGGTCTTTCGCAAGCCGTCAGCTCACTGTTCCTCAAGGAATTCGTCGGCGCATTCCTGCTGTCGATGCGCTATTTCTTCCGGCCGAAGGCCACGCTGAACTATCCTTTCGAAAAAGGACCGCTCAGCCCACGTTTTCGCGGCGAGCATGCGCTTCGCCGTTATCCGAACGGGGAAGAGCGCTGCATCGCCTGCAAACTCTGCGAAGCGATCTGTCCTGCCCAGGCGATCACCATCGAAGCCGGTCCGCGCCGCAACGACGGCACCCGCCGCACGGTGCGCTACGACATCGATATGGTGAAATGCATCTATTGCGGTTTCTGCCAGGAGGCCTGCCCGGTCGACGCCATCGTCGAAGGGCCGAATTTCGAATTCGCCACCGAGACGCGCGAAGAGCTCTACTACGACAAGGAAAAGCTGCTCGCCAATGGCGACCGGTGGGAGCGAGAAATCGCGCGCAACATTGCAATGGACTCGCCCTATCGCTGA
- a CDS encoding NADH-quinone oxidoreductase subunit J — MGLQVLFFYLFAFIAVASAFMVIAAKNPVYSVLFLILTFFNSAGLFLLTGAEFLAMILLVVYVGAVAVLFLFVVMMLDIDFAELRAGVLEYAPVGALIGLILAAELIIVVGGSTFSPEIAKGIAMPIPPVSERTNTAALGDVLYTHYAYFFQIAGLVLLVAMIGAIVLTLRHRENIKRQSVPRQVARTPETAVEVITVKPGQGI; from the coding sequence ATGGGTCTGCAGGTTCTTTTTTTCTATCTCTTTGCCTTCATCGCTGTGGCGTCGGCATTCATGGTCATTGCGGCTAAGAACCCGGTCTATTCGGTTCTGTTCCTCATTCTGACCTTCTTCAATTCGGCAGGCCTCTTCCTGCTGACCGGTGCCGAGTTCCTGGCGATGATCCTGCTTGTGGTCTATGTCGGTGCGGTAGCGGTTCTTTTCCTTTTCGTCGTCATGATGCTCGACATCGATTTCGCCGAGCTGCGCGCCGGTGTGCTTGAATATGCACCGGTCGGCGCGCTGATCGGTCTGATCCTTGCCGCGGAACTCATCATCGTCGTCGGCGGCTCGACCTTCTCGCCTGAAATCGCCAAGGGGATCGCGATGCCGATCCCGCCGGTCAGCGAGCGGACCAACACCGCCGCGCTCGGCGACGTCCTCTACACGCACTACGCCTATTTCTTCCAGATCGCAGGGCTCGTACTGCTCGTCGCCATGATCGGCGCCATCGTGCTGACCCTGCGCCACCGTGAGAACATCAAGCGCCAGAGCGTTCCGCGCCAGGTTGCCCGCACGCCCGAGACCGCCGTAGAGGTGATCACGGTCAAGCCGGGGCAGGGTATCTAA
- the nuoK gene encoding NADH-quinone oxidoreductase subunit NuoK → MEIGISHYLTVSAILFTLGVFGIFLNRKNVIIILMSVELILLAVNINMVAFSAFLNDITGQVFALFILTVAAAEAAIGLAILVVFYRNRGSIAVEDVNMMKG, encoded by the coding sequence ATGGAAATCGGAATTTCCCACTATCTGACCGTCAGCGCCATTCTCTTCACGCTCGGCGTCTTCGGCATCTTCCTCAACCGGAAGAACGTCATCATCATCCTGATGTCGGTGGAGCTCATTCTCCTCGCGGTCAACATCAACATGGTGGCCTTTTCGGCGTTCCTGAACGACATCACCGGCCAGGTCTTCGCGCTGTTCATTCTGACCGTGGCGGCCGCCGAGGCGGCCATCGGACTTGCAATTCTCGTCGTCTTCTATCGCAACCGCGGTTCGATCGCCGTCGAAGACGTCAACATGATGAAGGGCTGA
- the nuoL gene encoding NADH-quinone oxidoreductase subunit L, protein MDTIIKAIVFLPLIGFLIAGLLGTQIGAKASEYLTSGLMIIAAVLSFFVFFDVALGEEEMIKVSVLHWIQSGSFDVEWAFRVDTLTAVMFVVVNTVSTLVHVYSIGYMHHDPHRPRFFAYLSLFTFAMLMLITSDNLLQMFFGWEGVGLASYLLIGFWYKKPSANAAAIKAFIVNRVGDFGFSLGIFCVFVLFGSINLETVFAAAQSYLPAEGAEAGEAVITLFGMQLDKAHALTATCLLLFMGAMGKSAQFLLHTWLPDAMEGPTPVSALIHAATMVTAGVFLVARMSPLFELSPDALTVVTLVGAITAFFAATVGLVQNDIKRVIAYSTCSQLGYMFVALGVGAYGAAIFHLFTHAFFKALLFLGAGSVIHAVDGEQDMRYMGGLRTHIPVTYWMMFVGTIALTGVGIPGTVIGTAGFFSKDAIIESTFASHSVVSGVAFILLVIAALFTSFYSWRLTFMTFHGKPRASSDVMHHVHESPQVMLVPLYILAAGALLAGFLFHDYFFGHHYVEFWQGSLFTLPENEILEEYHHVPLWVKWSPFVAMALGLYTAWYMYIRSPETPKYLAQQHRGLYQFLLNKWYFDELYDFLFVRTAKRLGTFLWKEGDGRVIDGFGPNGVAARVLDVTDRVVRLQTGYLYHYAFAMLIGIAALVTWMMLGSSF, encoded by the coding sequence ATGGACACCATCATCAAGGCTATCGTCTTTCTGCCTCTGATCGGCTTTCTCATTGCCGGCCTCCTCGGCACGCAGATCGGTGCGAAGGCATCCGAGTATCTGACCAGCGGCCTGATGATCATCGCGGCCGTACTGTCGTTTTTCGTGTTCTTCGACGTTGCGCTCGGCGAAGAGGAGATGATCAAAGTTTCGGTCCTGCACTGGATCCAGTCCGGCAGTTTCGACGTCGAATGGGCATTCCGTGTCGACACGCTAACGGCAGTCATGTTCGTCGTCGTCAACACGGTTTCGACGCTGGTGCACGTCTATTCGATCGGATACATGCACCACGATCCGCATCGCCCGCGCTTCTTTGCCTATCTGTCGCTCTTCACCTTCGCGATGCTGATGCTCATCACGTCGGACAACTTGCTGCAGATGTTCTTCGGCTGGGAAGGCGTGGGCCTGGCGTCGTATCTGCTGATCGGCTTCTGGTATAAGAAGCCTTCGGCCAACGCCGCGGCGATCAAGGCCTTCATCGTCAATCGCGTTGGCGATTTCGGCTTCTCGCTCGGTATTTTCTGCGTCTTTGTTCTCTTCGGTTCGATCAATCTCGAAACAGTCTTTGCCGCCGCGCAGAGCTATCTGCCGGCCGAAGGTGCCGAAGCAGGGGAGGCCGTGATCACGCTGTTCGGCATGCAGCTCGACAAGGCGCATGCGTTGACGGCGACGTGCCTGCTTCTCTTCATGGGGGCGATGGGCAAGTCTGCGCAGTTTCTGCTGCACACCTGGTTGCCGGACGCCATGGAAGGCCCGACGCCGGTTTCGGCCCTCATCCATGCCGCAACCATGGTCACCGCCGGTGTCTTCCTGGTCGCCCGCATGTCGCCGTTGTTCGAGCTGTCGCCGGACGCGCTGACGGTCGTCACGCTGGTCGGGGCGATCACTGCCTTCTTCGCCGCAACCGTCGGTCTCGTACAGAACGATATCAAGCGAGTCATCGCCTATTCGACCTGTTCGCAGCTCGGCTATATGTTCGTGGCGCTTGGGGTCGGTGCCTATGGCGCAGCCATCTTCCATCTCTTTACGCACGCCTTCTTCAAGGCGCTCCTGTTCCTCGGCGCGGGCTCGGTAATCCATGCCGTCGATGGCGAGCAGGATATGCGTTACATGGGCGGACTGCGCACCCACATCCCCGTCACCTACTGGATGATGTTCGTCGGCACGATCGCGCTCACGGGCGTCGGCATCCCCGGTACGGTCATTGGCACGGCCGGCTTCTTCTCGAAGGATGCCATCATCGAGTCCACCTTCGCCTCGCACAGCGTCGTTTCCGGCGTCGCCTTCATCTTGCTGGTGATTGCGGCCCTGTTCACCAGCTTCTACTCTTGGCGCCTGACCTTCATGACGTTTCACGGCAAGCCGCGCGCTTCCTCCGACGTCATGCACCACGTTCACGAGTCGCCGCAGGTCATGCTGGTACCGCTCTATATTCTTGCGGCCGGCGCACTCCTCGCAGGCTTCCTGTTCCATGATTATTTCTTCGGCCATCACTATGTTGAGTTCTGGCAGGGCTCTCTCTTCACGCTGCCGGAAAACGAAATCCTCGAGGAGTACCATCACGTTCCGTTGTGGGTGAAGTGGAGCCCGTTCGTGGCGATGGCGCTCGGTCTCTACACGGCCTGGTACATGTACATCCGTTCGCCGGAGACCCCGAAATACCTCGCTCAGCAGCATCGTGGTCTCTACCAGTTCCTGCTCAACAAGTGGTATTTCGACGAGCTCTACGATTTCCTCTTCGTCCGTACCGCCAAGCGCCTCGGCACCTTCCTCTGGAAGGAGGGTGACGGCAGAGTGATCGACGGCTTTGGGCCGAACGGGGTTGCGGCGCGCGTGCTCGACGTCACGGATCGCGTTGTCCGACTGCAGACCGGTTACCTCTATCACTACGCGTTCGCCATGCTGATCGGCATTGCAGCGCTCGTTACATGGATGATGCTCGGGAGTTCCTTCTGA
- a CDS encoding NADH-quinone oxidoreductase subunit M — translation MTDWPVLSAVTFMPLVGVLLLLLTREDSAYGRRNILNVSLLTTIFTFAVSLYIWYQFDSSNAGFQMIEKHEWLGTGISYHLGIDGISVLFLPLTALLMPFCVLASWVTIEKRLKEYMIAFLILETLMLGVFVSLDIVLFYVFFEAGLIPMFIIIGVWGGRDRVYASYKFFLYTLLGSVLMLLAIMAMYWQAGTTDITQLLAYSFPREMQTWLWLAFFASFAVKMPMWPVHTWLPDAHVQAPTAGSVILAGILLKLGGYGFLRFSLPMFPLASDYFAPFVYTLSIIAIIYTSLVAMMQTDIKKLIAYSSVAHMGYVTMGTFAANIQGVQGAIFQMLSHGVVSGALFLCVGVVYDRLHTREISAYGGLVNNMPKYAVAFMVFTMANVGLPGTSGFVGEVLTLVGAFRANTWVAFFATSGVILSAAYALWLYRRVIFGALEKESLKTLLDLSAREKLILYPLVVLTIFFGIYPAPVFDATAASVDLLVNNYSAALQAAQNVALSVQ, via the coding sequence ATGACCGATTGGCCCGTACTTTCCGCGGTCACCTTCATGCCGCTCGTCGGCGTTCTGCTTCTCTTGCTGACAAGGGAAGACAGCGCTTACGGCCGCCGCAACATCCTGAACGTATCGCTGCTGACGACGATCTTCACCTTCGCCGTGTCTCTCTATATCTGGTACCAGTTCGATAGCTCGAACGCCGGCTTCCAAATGATCGAGAAGCACGAGTGGCTCGGCACCGGCATTTCCTATCATCTCGGCATTGACGGGATCTCGGTGCTGTTCCTTCCGCTTACCGCGCTTCTGATGCCGTTCTGCGTGCTCGCGAGCTGGGTCACGATCGAGAAGCGGCTGAAGGAATACATGATCGCGTTTCTGATCCTGGAGACGCTCATGCTCGGTGTCTTCGTATCGCTCGACATCGTGCTCTTCTACGTCTTCTTCGAGGCGGGCCTCATCCCGATGTTCATCATCATCGGCGTCTGGGGCGGCAGGGATCGCGTTTACGCGAGCTACAAGTTCTTCCTTTATACATTGCTCGGCTCGGTGCTTATGCTGCTCGCCATCATGGCGATGTACTGGCAGGCCGGCACGACCGACATCACCCAACTGCTCGCCTATAGTTTCCCGCGCGAGATGCAGACATGGCTATGGCTTGCCTTCTTCGCATCATTCGCGGTGAAGATGCCGATGTGGCCGGTCCATACCTGGCTTCCAGACGCGCACGTCCAGGCGCCGACGGCGGGTTCGGTGATCCTGGCCGGCATCCTGCTGAAGCTCGGCGGCTACGGCTTCCTACGCTTCTCGCTGCCGATGTTCCCGTTGGCGTCGGACTATTTCGCGCCGTTCGTCTATACTCTGTCGATCATCGCGATCATCTACACCTCGCTGGTGGCGATGATGCAGACCGACATCAAGAAGCTCATCGCCTATTCGTCCGTCGCGCATATGGGCTATGTGACGATGGGGACCTTCGCGGCCAACATACAGGGCGTCCAGGGCGCCATTTTCCAGATGCTGTCGCACGGCGTCGTCTCGGGCGCGCTCTTCCTTTGCGTCGGCGTCGTCTATGACCGGCTGCATACCCGTGAGATCTCCGCCTATGGCGGCCTCGTCAACAACATGCCGAAATATGCCGTCGCCTTCATGGTCTTTACCATGGCGAACGTCGGTCTTCCGGGTACCTCGGGCTTCGTCGGCGAAGTGCTGACACTGGTGGGCGCGTTCCGGGCCAATACCTGGGTTGCCTTCTTTGCGACCAGCGGCGTCATTCTGTCGGCAGCTTACGCCCTCTGGCTCTACCGGCGGGTGATCTTCGGCGCGCTCGAGAAGGAAAGCCTTAAGACTTTGCTCGATCTCTCCGCGCGTGAGAAGCTCATCCTCTATCCGCTGGTGGTTCTGACGATCTTCTTCGGAATCTATCCCGCGCCGGTCTTCGACGCGACCGCGGCCTCCGTGGACCTCCTCGTCAACAACTACTCCGCAGCCCTGCAGGCAGCGCAAAACGTTGCGCTTTCGGTGCAATGA
- the nuoN gene encoding NADH-quinone oxidoreductase subunit NuoN — MTAETLFASLQLSIPEIILAIGAMALLMIGVFSSEKSTSTVTGLAVALLIIAGLWLVLKTGEGQAYGGAFLSDPFSKFMKVLALIGSITVMVMTVGHARSAQIDRFEFPVLLVLATLGMLLMISANDLMSLYLSLELQSLALYVVAAINRDSVRSTEAGLKYFVLGALSSGMLLYGMSLVYGFTGHTGFDEIAAALTAEGRSLGLVFGLVFILAGLAFKISAVPFHMWTPDVYEGAPTPVTAFFAAAPKVAAMAILVRIVINAFEPIVADWQQIVVFISIASMLLGSFAAIGQRNIKRLMAYSSIGHMGYALVGLAAGSMAGVRGVILYMLIYMVMTLGSFACILAMRRKEGEHVENIDDLAGLSQTNPFMATVLTLLMFSLAGIPPLAGFFAKYFVFVAAIEAHLYALAIIGVLASVVGAYYYLRVIKVMWFDEAKGEFARTAGELRLVFGLSGLFVLGYVLIGGPLGSAAEVAARTFF, encoded by the coding sequence ATGACTGCTGAAACCCTTTTCGCAAGCCTGCAACTTTCCATCCCGGAAATCATCCTGGCGATCGGCGCGATGGCGCTGCTGATGATCGGAGTCTTTTCGAGCGAAAAGTCCACGTCGACAGTGACCGGGCTTGCGGTCGCCTTGCTCATCATCGCCGGGCTGTGGCTCGTTCTGAAAACAGGCGAGGGACAGGCCTATGGCGGCGCCTTCCTCTCCGATCCCTTCTCGAAGTTCATGAAGGTTCTAGCCCTGATCGGTTCCATCACCGTGATGGTCATGACCGTCGGCCATGCTCGCTCGGCACAGATCGACCGTTTCGAATTTCCAGTGCTGCTGGTGCTCGCGACGCTCGGCATGCTGCTGATGATTTCGGCCAACGATCTGATGTCGCTGTATCTGTCGCTGGAGCTACAGTCGCTCGCCCTCTATGTGGTGGCGGCGATCAACCGCGACAGCGTACGTTCGACCGAAGCCGGCCTGAAATATTTCGTTCTCGGCGCCTTGTCGTCCGGCATGCTGCTCTACGGCATGTCGCTGGTCTACGGGTTCACCGGTCATACCGGTTTCGATGAGATTGCCGCTGCGCTGACGGCGGAAGGTCGCTCGCTCGGCCTCGTCTTCGGGCTGGTGTTCATTCTCGCCGGTCTGGCCTTCAAGATTTCCGCCGTTCCGTTTCATATGTGGACGCCGGATGTTTACGAAGGTGCGCCGACGCCGGTGACCGCGTTCTTCGCGGCGGCACCGAAGGTTGCGGCCATGGCGATCCTCGTTCGCATCGTCATCAATGCATTCGAGCCGATCGTGGCCGACTGGCAGCAGATCGTCGTCTTCATCTCGATCGCTTCGATGCTGCTCGGTTCCTTCGCCGCCATCGGGCAGCGGAACATCAAGCGGCTGATGGCCTATTCTTCGATCGGGCACATGGGCTATGCGCTCGTCGGTCTTGCAGCCGGCTCGATGGCCGGCGTGCGCGGAGTGATCCTCTACATGCTGATCTACATGGTCATGACGCTCGGCAGTTTCGCCTGCATCCTCGCCATGCGGCGCAAGGAGGGTGAGCACGTCGAAAACATCGATGATCTCGCCGGGCTTTCGCAGACCAATCCGTTCATGGCGACGGTGCTGACGCTCCTGATGTTCTCGCTCGCCGGCATTCCGCCGCTTGCCGGCTTCTTCGCAAAGTATTTCGTGTTCGTCGCGGCGATCGAGGCGCATCTCTACGCGCTCGCGATTATCGGCGTGCTCGCTTCCGTCGTCGGCGCCTATTATTACCTGCGTGTCATCAAGGTCATGTGGTTCGACGAGGCCAAGGGTGAGTTTGCCCGCACCGCCGGCGAACTGCGTCTGGTCTTTGGCCTTTCCGGTCTGTTCGTGCTCGGATACGTGCTAATCGGCGGACCGCTCGGGAGCGCCGCGGAAGTTGCGGCGCGGACGTTCTTTTGA
- a CDS encoding biotin--[acetyl-CoA-carboxylase] ligase codes for MTSGQGGGRISPDDFRHVALAETVSTNSECLARAREGDPGNLWITATRQTGGRGRRGRAWFSEPGNLYASLLLIDPAPVERLHSLPLAVAVAVHRAIHRVMPPGSADVAIKWPNDILIDGRKVCGILLEGERLPDGRHALVIGCGINVAVIPEEALYPVTSLRREGATISPDELFAHLFATMAEALSVWYRGAGVGVIIDQWRAAARGIGEPITVNLPDRSLSGRFAGIDQDGRLMLDTGSGTLQAIAAGDVFFR; via the coding sequence TTGACCAGCGGGCAAGGCGGCGGCCGGATTTCGCCTGACGATTTCCGGCATGTCGCGCTCGCCGAGACCGTCTCCACCAACAGCGAGTGCCTGGCGAGGGCACGGGAGGGTGATCCGGGCAATCTCTGGATCACCGCGACGCGCCAGACCGGAGGGCGGGGACGGCGTGGCCGTGCCTGGTTCTCCGAGCCTGGCAACCTCTACGCCTCTTTGCTGCTCATCGATCCGGCGCCGGTCGAGCGTCTGCATTCGCTGCCGCTTGCCGTGGCCGTCGCCGTCCATCGGGCCATTCACAGGGTAATGCCTCCGGGCTCGGCGGACGTGGCGATCAAATGGCCGAACGACATTCTGATCGACGGTCGAAAAGTCTGCGGCATTCTCCTGGAAGGCGAAAGATTGCCGGACGGGCGCCACGCGCTGGTGATCGGCTGCGGAATCAATGTTGCCGTCATCCCGGAGGAAGCCCTTTACCCGGTCACCTCGCTTCGGCGCGAAGGCGCTACAATCTCGCCGGATGAACTCTTCGCCCATCTTTTCGCCACGATGGCGGAAGCCCTGTCCGTTTGGTATCGGGGCGCTGGCGTCGGTGTCATCATCGACCAGTGGCGAGCGGCTGCGAGAGGCATCGGGGAGCCAATCACCGTGAATTTGCCGGACCGGTCGCTTTCCGGGCGCTTTGCCGGTATTGATCAAGACGGCCGGCTGATGCTCGACACGGGCTCCGGCACGCTGCAAGCCATTGCGGCGGGCGATGTATTTTTCAGATGA